A window from Tenacibaculum singaporense encodes these proteins:
- a CDS encoding DUF3995 domain-containing protein yields MVHFLGVICVLILFFISLIHVYWAFGGTLWVNAVIPTRTANEKAMNPPKLLTFVVALVISSFAVVYAEKIQLFTLHSMPTWLKEYGLYVVASIFLIRAIGDFKYVGFFKKVKETEFAINDTKYFSPLCLFLGVVGLLIAFL; encoded by the coding sequence ATGGTACATTTTTTAGGAGTGATTTGTGTTTTAATTCTCTTTTTTATCTCGCTAATTCACGTTTATTGGGCTTTTGGTGGAACTTTATGGGTAAATGCTGTTATACCAACCAGAACAGCCAATGAAAAAGCAATGAATCCGCCTAAACTACTAACGTTTGTAGTAGCTTTGGTTATCAGTAGTTTTGCTGTGGTGTATGCAGAAAAAATACAACTATTTACGTTGCATTCAATGCCCACATGGCTAAAAGAGTATGGACTTTATGTGGTAGCTAGTATTTTTCTCATTAGAGCTATAGGAGATTTTAAGTATGTAGGCTTTTTTAAGAAAGTTAAAGAGACAGAGTTTGCCATAAACGATACCAAGTATTTTTCTCCACTATGTTTATTTTTAGGTGTGGTTGGGTTGTTGATAGCGTTTTTGTAA
- a CDS encoding formimidoylglutamase produces the protein MLTIFNEKDIQEFVTPRKGETKLGECVAVIDSKKELQSALESSDASFVILGVPEDIGVRMNGGNGGAHTAFIPALKSFLNTQQNQFIDGKNILVLGYLDCLDEVYSFDISDREKGDLLVKAIDKELSKLIRTIVESGKTPIIIGGGHNNAYGNIKGLSEGKNQPVNVINLDAHTDLRRLEERHSGNGFSYALQEGFIQNYFMFGLHENYTPQYIFEMIHDSLNLEYNTFEELEVYQSTSFEGELQRAESFIENAPFGIEIDLDCVQHFPSSAMTPSGFTPQQTRRFTHYFGKLQNASYLHICEGAPTVVKDDIANGQVGKYISYLISDFIKAKSN, from the coding sequence ATGCTAACAATATTCAACGAAAAAGATATACAAGAGTTTGTAACCCCACGTAAAGGAGAAACAAAACTAGGAGAGTGCGTTGCTGTAATCGACTCTAAAAAAGAACTACAATCAGCACTTGAAAGTTCAGATGCTTCTTTTGTTATTTTAGGAGTTCCAGAAGATATTGGTGTTCGTATGAATGGTGGAAATGGTGGCGCACATACTGCTTTTATTCCCGCTTTAAAATCATTTTTAAACACCCAACAAAATCAATTTATTGATGGGAAAAACATCTTAGTGTTAGGCTATTTAGACTGTTTAGATGAGGTTTATAGCTTTGATATTTCTGATAGAGAAAAAGGTGATTTATTAGTAAAAGCGATAGATAAAGAGCTTTCTAAACTTATCAGAACAATTGTTGAGAGTGGAAAAACTCCTATTATCATTGGTGGTGGACACAACAATGCTTACGGAAATATTAAAGGGCTTTCTGAAGGGAAAAATCAACCTGTAAATGTGATTAACTTAGATGCGCATACCGATTTACGTCGTTTAGAAGAACGTCATAGCGGTAACGGATTTTCATACGCCTTACAAGAAGGCTTTATTCAAAATTACTTTATGTTCGGGTTGCATGAGAACTATACACCTCAGTATATTTTTGAAATGATTCACGATAGTTTAAACTTAGAGTACAACACCTTTGAAGAGTTAGAAGTATATCAGTCTACTTCTTTTGAAGGTGAATTACAACGTGCTGAAAGTTTTATAGAAAACGCTCCCTTCGGAATTGAAATTGATTTGGATTGTGTGCAACACTTCCCTAGTAGTGCTATGACACCTAGCGGATTTACTCCTCAGCAAACTCGTAGATTTACACATTATTTTGGAAAGCTACAAAATGCTTCTTATTTGCATATTTGTGAAGGTGCTCCTACTGTAGTTAAAGATGATATTGCTAACGGACAAGTAGGAAAGTATATCAGCTACTTAATTTCTGATTTTATAAAGGCTAAAAGCAATTAA
- a CDS encoding nucleoside deaminase, translated as MNTHEEYMSEAVKAALKGMQNNEGGPFGCIVVKDGKVIGRGNNKVTSTNDPTAHAEVTAIRDACKNIGSFQLDGCIVYTSCEPCPMCLGAIYWARPDKVFYGSNQQDAANIGFDDEFIYKEIPLPYEKRSIPFEQIGRDIALEPFQKWSEKEDKIEY; from the coding sequence ATGAATACACACGAAGAATATATGAGTGAAGCTGTAAAAGCAGCTTTAAAAGGAATGCAGAACAACGAAGGAGGTCCTTTTGGTTGTATTGTAGTAAAAGATGGTAAAGTTATTGGGCGCGGAAACAACAAAGTTACCTCTACCAACGACCCAACAGCTCACGCAGAAGTAACTGCTATTCGTGATGCTTGTAAAAATATAGGTTCTTTTCAGTTAGATGGTTGTATTGTTTATACTTCTTGTGAACCTTGCCCTATGTGTTTAGGAGCTATTTACTGGGCACGTCCTGATAAAGTTTTTTACGGAAGTAATCAGCAAGACGCTGCTAATATTGGTTTTGATGATGAATTTATATACAAAGAAATTCCGTTACCATACGAAAAGAGAAGTATTCCGTTTGAGCAAATAGGACGTGATATTGCCTTAGAACCTTTTCAGAAATGGTCTGAGAAAGAAGATAAAATAGAATATTAA
- a CDS encoding glycosyl hydrolase family 18 protein codes for MKNSQFPYGINAWIFLNEDEPPKTNYNSPDSCFQSLIKYKVYDSVTSLGIAFFEVVPATKGSTIKMGDSSHPGGLTNQDYLNYVLRDARQVNPNIKFLATMVYSGDNTLASIFSPGGNEQEEATNFANNLVAYLKENGMNGLDVDWEGNVSTRMTQSQFKTLFSTIRSVFDKQPVKYYLSFTPAWPTNSIDYPTVNSAFDFVSPQFYDGMPLSEFVSAGISPEKIGYGAQFEPGNAAPNSSAQQVWKKVSNGFTSNGTSYDYQDIFMWRFNSGNFQFEQAQFMILNQLANPLPSNTFDDTPIVGAAGNPNITQITIRSGDVLDAIQTVNTGTGPYNTGTQGNNTGVFTLLQHGGDSGVAKTIDIPLNDPIVAVSGYTGVWYGWRCVLQITLIGKSGASYGPFGTMNGSAMQTPFKQSAEAGQSLVAFKGATVSVPLANGSHTEVIASLNAVFAKPFVAQKLNEKTLSL; via the coding sequence ATGAAAAATTCTCAATTCCCCTACGGCATTAACGCTTGGATCTTTTTAAATGAAGATGAACCACCAAAGACGAACTACAATAGTCCTGACAGCTGTTTTCAATCGCTTATTAAATACAAAGTATATGACAGTGTAACATCTCTTGGAATTGCTTTTTTTGAAGTGGTTCCCGCCACCAAAGGTTCAACCATTAAAATGGGAGACTCATCACACCCAGGTGGGCTTACGAATCAAGATTATTTAAATTATGTATTAAGAGATGCTCGACAAGTGAATCCGAATATTAAGTTTTTAGCAACGATGGTATATTCGGGAGATAATACATTGGCATCAATTTTTTCACCTGGTGGAAACGAACAAGAAGAAGCAACTAATTTTGCTAATAATTTGGTAGCTTATTTAAAAGAGAATGGAATGAACGGATTGGATGTTGACTGGGAAGGTAATGTGTCTACACGTATGACTCAATCTCAATTTAAAACGTTGTTTTCTACGATTCGCTCAGTGTTTGATAAGCAGCCAGTAAAGTATTATTTATCGTTTACTCCTGCATGGCCAACTAATTCGATTGATTATCCAACCGTAAATAGTGCGTTTGATTTTGTATCACCTCAGTTTTATGATGGCATGCCATTATCTGAATTTGTAAGTGCTGGAATATCGCCAGAGAAAATTGGTTATGGTGCGCAGTTTGAACCAGGAAATGCAGCACCTAATTCTAGTGCTCAACAAGTTTGGAAGAAAGTTTCTAATGGTTTTACCAGTAACGGAACTTCTTATGATTATCAAGATATTTTTATGTGGCGTTTTAACTCTGGAAACTTCCAGTTTGAACAAGCCCAGTTTATGATTCTTAATCAGTTAGCCAATCCATTACCAAGTAATACATTTGATGATACTCCGATAGTTGGAGCGGCTGGGAATCCAAACATTACGCAAATAACGATTCGTTCGGGTGATGTACTAGATGCTATTCAGACCGTAAATACTGGAACTGGACCTTACAATACGGGTACTCAGGGTAATAATACAGGTGTATTTACTTTGTTACAGCATGGTGGAGATAGTGGAGTAGCTAAAACGATAGATATTCCGTTAAACGATCCAATTGTGGCTGTTTCTGGTTATACAGGTGTGTGGTATGGTTGGCGATGCGTATTACAAATAACTTTAATAGGTAAAAGCGGAGCTTCTTATGGTCCTTTCGGAACTATGAATGGTTCAGCTATGCAAACACCTTTTAAACAATCTGCTGAGGCAGGACAAAGTTTAGTAGCATTTAAAGGTGCTACTGTAAGCGTTCCGTTGGCTAATGGTAGTCATACAGAAGTTATTGCCAGTTTAAATGCTGTTTTTGCTAAGCCTTTTGTAGCTCAGAAATTAAACGAAAAGACGCTTTCTCTTTAA
- the hutI gene encoding imidazolonepropionase encodes MTTLFINIKELIQIRETSTKKVSGASMNILPTIKNAFLLVENGIITDYGSMKKAPTSADKTVDCTGKMMLPTWCDSHTHIVYAGNREQEFVDRINGLSYEEIANRGGGIVNSAKKLQETSEEELYQQSAKRLEEVIALGTGAVEIKSGYGLTVDAELKMLRVIKKLRENYNIPIKATFLGAHAFPTEYKNNKEGYINLIIEEMLPKVAEENLADFVDAFCETGYFSVEDTDRVLTAAQQYGLTPKVHVNQFTSIGGVQVSIKHNALSVDHLEVMNSEDVEALKESQTMPVALPSCSYFLSIPYTPARDIMNAGLPLALATDYNPGSTPSGNMNFVVATACIKMKMTPEEAINAATINGAYAMNLSDEVGSITKGKKANLILTKEIPSYGFLPYSFGSNLIDSVFINGKEV; translated from the coding sequence ATGACAACTTTATTCATAAACATCAAAGAATTAATCCAAATTAGAGAAACAAGTACAAAAAAAGTATCAGGAGCTTCGATGAACATTTTACCAACTATAAAAAATGCTTTTTTATTGGTTGAAAATGGTATTATTACCGACTATGGAAGCATGAAAAAAGCCCCTACTTCTGCCGATAAAACTGTGGATTGTACTGGTAAAATGATGTTACCTACTTGGTGCGATTCGCATACACATATTGTATATGCAGGCAATCGTGAACAAGAATTTGTGGATAGAATTAACGGATTGAGTTATGAAGAAATTGCCAATCGTGGTGGTGGTATTGTAAATTCGGCTAAGAAGTTACAAGAAACTTCAGAAGAAGAACTATACCAACAATCGGCAAAACGATTAGAAGAAGTGATTGCTTTAGGTACGGGAGCAGTTGAAATAAAATCAGGATATGGTTTAACCGTAGACGCTGAGTTAAAAATGTTACGTGTTATAAAAAAGCTACGCGAAAATTATAACATTCCTATCAAAGCTACTTTTTTAGGAGCACATGCCTTCCCTACCGAATATAAAAACAATAAAGAAGGGTACATCAATTTAATTATTGAAGAAATGTTACCTAAAGTTGCTGAAGAAAATTTAGCGGATTTTGTAGATGCTTTCTGTGAAACGGGTTACTTTTCAGTAGAAGATACAGACAGAGTTTTAACTGCTGCGCAACAATACGGATTAACGCCAAAAGTACACGTAAACCAGTTTACAAGTATTGGTGGTGTACAAGTAAGTATAAAACACAATGCGTTGTCGGTAGATCACTTAGAAGTAATGAACTCAGAAGATGTTGAAGCTTTAAAGGAAAGTCAAACAATGCCTGTTGCCTTACCTTCTTGTTCGTATTTTTTAAGTATTCCGTACACCCCAGCTCGTGATATTATGAATGCAGGGTTACCGTTAGCACTAGCAACCGATTACAACCCAGGGTCTACTCCATCAGGAAATATGAATTTTGTGGTAGCAACTGCTTGTATTAAAATGAAAATGACACCAGAAGAAGCCATTAATGCAGCAACCATTAACGGAGCGTATGCAATGAACTTATCGGATGAGGTTGGAAGTATTACCAAAGGAAAAAAGGCGAATTTAATCCTAACAAAAGAAATTCCTTCGTATGGGTTTTTACCGTATTCATTCGGAAGTAATTTAATTGATTCAGTGTTCATCAACGGAAAAGAGGTGTAA
- a CDS encoding DUF6624 domain-containing protein has translation MKKKKLFLSIFTAFILIISLFLYMNKDKFVYVGSVDIIEVDCSNKHQILSEVYESDQRIRKSNELIKYAKEDHRNQELVISIIEKCGMPTLNEVTQKHMNAIWLGLQHSNKKIRKKYFPQIGKAVENGDLSKQQYALMKDRILMDEGKPQIYGSQIKNGKLYKLENPETVNERRKKMGMGTIEDYLKLFDIQFNPN, from the coding sequence ATGAAAAAGAAAAAATTATTCCTAAGCATATTTACCGCTTTTATTTTAATAATATCTCTATTCCTTTATATGAATAAAGATAAATTTGTCTATGTAGGGTCAGTAGACATTATCGAAGTTGATTGTAGTAATAAACATCAAATCCTGAGTGAAGTTTATGAAAGTGACCAAAGGATTAGAAAATCAAATGAACTCATCAAATACGCTAAAGAGGATCATAGGAATCAAGAATTAGTGATTAGCATTATTGAAAAGTGTGGTATGCCAACATTAAATGAGGTTACTCAAAAACATATGAATGCAATCTGGTTGGGGCTGCAACATAGTAATAAAAAAATTAGAAAAAAGTATTTTCCGCAAATAGGGAAAGCGGTAGAAAATGGAGACTTATCTAAACAGCAATATGCATTGATGAAAGATAGGATCTTAATGGATGAGGGTAAACCTCAAATATATGGTTCGCAAATAAAAAACGGTAAATTGTATAAATTAGAAAATCCTGAAACTGTAAATGAAAGAAGAAAAAAAATGGGAATGGGGACAATAGAGGATTATTTAAAGCTTTTCGACATTCAGTTTAACCCGAATTAA
- a CDS encoding Crp/Fnr family transcriptional regulator: MIEPLITSISKYIKLTSEEESIIKSFWTEKTLQKGAYLLRNGDVCRTDNFVINGTLKAFYINAATGTEEVLYFAIENWWATDIDSFQKQQPSIYNIQAIEKTNLLQIRYDSFQEMLKQVPKLERFFRIILENYLGSLQKRIIHNNVYDAEQRYLDFIKDYPKIADKVPQYLIASYLGVTPEFLSRVRKKHKPS, translated from the coding sequence ATGATAGAACCGTTAATTACATCAATTTCAAAATACATTAAGTTAACTTCAGAAGAAGAAAGCATCATTAAAAGTTTTTGGACTGAAAAAACTCTTCAAAAAGGAGCATATCTTCTAAGAAATGGTGATGTGTGTAGAACCGATAATTTTGTAATTAATGGAACCCTTAAAGCCTTTTATATAAACGCTGCTACTGGAACAGAAGAAGTTTTATACTTTGCTATAGAAAACTGGTGGGCAACTGATATTGATAGCTTTCAAAAACAACAACCTTCTATTTACAATATTCAAGCAATAGAAAAAACCAACTTGTTACAAATACGTTATGATTCTTTTCAGGAAATGCTAAAGCAAGTACCTAAATTGGAGCGTTTTTTTAGAATTATACTCGAAAACTATCTTGGTAGCTTGCAAAAAAGAATAATTCACAACAATGTCTATGATGCAGAACAACGGTATCTTGATTTTATAAAAGACTACCCAAAAATAGCAGACAAAGTTCCTCAATACTTAATTGCTTCGTACTTAGGTGTAACTCCTGAGTTTTTAAGTAGAGTTCGTAAAAAACATAAGCCATCTTAA
- a CDS encoding FMN-dependent NADH-azoreductase, whose product MNKVLIINASVRNQKSHSRKLTQLFVDNWQQKHPDDTFSYREVGLKEIPHINEKWIASAFIKPEERTAENQSGVALSNDLIKEFKEHDVYVLGTPMYNWSIPSGLKAYIDQLMRINETWKFRSGTPDGDYVGLLKNKKMFILSSRGDTGYGENEKNEHMNFQTTYLKFVFGIMGIKDVTIISLDNEEFGGAIFENSKKKIYQEIEAI is encoded by the coding sequence ATGAACAAAGTACTTATTATTAATGCTAGTGTAAGAAACCAAAAATCGCACAGCAGAAAACTAACACAACTTTTTGTAGATAATTGGCAACAAAAGCACCCTGACGATACGTTTTCGTACCGGGAAGTTGGATTAAAAGAAATTCCTCACATTAACGAAAAATGGATTGCTAGTGCCTTTATTAAGCCTGAAGAAAGAACAGCAGAAAATCAATCAGGAGTCGCTTTGAGCAATGACCTAATTAAAGAGTTTAAAGAGCACGATGTATATGTTCTTGGAACACCTATGTACAATTGGTCTATACCTAGCGGATTAAAAGCTTACATAGATCAACTTATGAGAATTAATGAGACATGGAAATTCCGCTCAGGTACACCCGATGGTGATTATGTTGGCTTACTGAAAAACAAAAAAATGTTTATCCTATCAAGCCGAGGCGATACTGGCTATGGTGAAAATGAAAAAAACGAACATATGAACTTCCAAACAACCTATTTAAAATTTGTTTTTGGAATTATGGGTATTAAAGATGTTACTATAATTTCTTTAGATAATGAAGAGTTTGGAGGGGCTATTTTTGAAAACTCTAAAAAGAAGATATATCAAGAAATTGAAGCTATTTAA
- a CDS encoding PhzF family phenazine biosynthesis protein → MKLPLYQIDAFTDKVFGGNPACVVPLQNWLPDDVLLKIAKENAVAETAFFVDKGEKIHLRWFTPEIEMDLCGHATLATAHCLHSILNYPHNKIVFETLSGDLTITIQEDFYSMDLPSRMPVASKLPEIIQKSLNIVPKEVLKSRDYVLVYDSEEEIKNVKVDRQTFDQINLDPGGVVVTAVGDKSDFVSRYFTPQSSILEDPVTGSSHCSLVPFWSSRLNKDNLDAIQVSERVGVLKCQNKKDRVIISGKAKTYSEGNLWIE, encoded by the coding sequence ATGAAATTACCATTATATCAAATAGATGCTTTTACAGATAAAGTATTTGGAGGAAATCCTGCCTGTGTTGTTCCGTTACAAAATTGGCTGCCAGATGATGTTCTTTTAAAAATAGCTAAGGAAAATGCTGTGGCAGAAACAGCCTTTTTTGTTGATAAGGGAGAGAAAATACACCTAAGATGGTTTACTCCAGAAATTGAAATGGATTTGTGTGGACATGCTACACTTGCTACTGCCCATTGTTTGCACTCAATTTTAAACTACCCTCATAACAAAATAGTATTTGAAACCTTGAGTGGTGATTTAACTATTACCATTCAAGAAGACTTTTATTCGATGGATTTGCCCTCTCGAATGCCTGTTGCTTCTAAGTTACCTGAAATTATTCAGAAGTCTTTAAATATAGTACCTAAAGAGGTTTTAAAGTCGAGAGATTATGTATTGGTATATGATTCAGAAGAGGAAATAAAAAATGTGAAAGTAGACAGACAAACCTTTGATCAAATAAATCTAGATCCAGGTGGTGTAGTAGTTACAGCTGTAGGAGATAAATCCGATTTTGTGTCAAGATATTTTACACCACAATCTTCTATTTTGGAAGACCCTGTTACTGGTTCTTCTCATTGTTCATTGGTACCATTTTGGAGCTCTCGATTGAATAAAGATAATCTTGACGCAATACAAGTTTCTGAAAGAGTAGGAGTATTAAAGTGTCAAAATAAAAAGGATCGGGTTATAATTAGTGGTAAAGCCAAGACATATTCAGAAGGAAACTTGTGGATAGAATAA
- a CDS encoding NAD(P)/FAD-dependent oxidoreductase: MKEYNSTTDILIIGGGIAGCIAAISLVNHYNVTLLDKLVEPVDRIGESLAPAAQRILKELYLLENESDAVKQTIFRNNLGMQSYWGSNQLQIVDHMRNPDGFSRSLDRKNFEVYLRKIATERGVNCIWGTRLSNSSYENNYWKITTKSDDLKNRITHTIQAKFVIDATGRQSHFTKSLGIKRTQYDKLISCWMSLPNTQENTMSTIVADELGWWYSAVLPDNKRVIAFQTDADLVDRNTFKHVNSFLPFAKEHKLFQPLIEGNETTVNFHGTISANSTRLEQVTGKQWVALGDAAMSFDPLSSQGMFNAMANAMQLQKLLINYDFIKGLDSTKEQQFNRLYENQLQQVWNHYLKHKNFFYSTETRWKEATFWKRRSIN, translated from the coding sequence TTGAAAGAATATAATAGTACTACTGACATACTAATTATAGGTGGTGGCATTGCAGGTTGCATTGCCGCCATTTCTTTAGTTAATCATTATAATGTTACATTGCTAGATAAACTAGTGGAACCTGTTGATAGAATTGGAGAATCACTAGCACCTGCTGCACAACGAATTTTAAAAGAGTTATATTTATTAGAAAACGAATCGGATGCTGTAAAACAAACCATATTTCGTAATAATTTAGGAATGCAATCCTATTGGGGAAGTAATCAACTTCAAATTGTTGATCACATGAGGAACCCCGATGGATTCTCTAGAAGTTTGGATAGAAAGAACTTTGAAGTTTACCTAAGAAAGATCGCTACTGAAAGAGGTGTTAATTGTATTTGGGGAACACGACTTTCTAATAGCTCTTATGAAAATAATTACTGGAAAATAACCACAAAGTCTGATGATTTAAAAAATAGAATCACACATACTATTCAGGCAAAATTCGTAATCGACGCCACTGGTAGACAATCACATTTCACTAAAAGCTTAGGCATTAAGCGTACACAGTACGATAAATTGATTTCTTGTTGGATGAGCTTACCTAATACTCAAGAAAATACTATGAGCACCATTGTTGCTGATGAATTAGGTTGGTGGTATAGTGCTGTACTTCCCGATAATAAAAGGGTCATCGCTTTTCAAACGGATGCTGATTTAGTGGATAGAAACACCTTTAAGCATGTAAATTCGTTTTTACCCTTTGCCAAAGAACACAAACTCTTTCAACCTTTAATTGAAGGTAATGAAACTACTGTTAACTTTCATGGTACGATAAGTGCTAACTCTACTCGTTTAGAACAAGTAACAGGTAAACAATGGGTTGCTTTGGGTGATGCAGCTATGAGTTTTGATCCGCTTTCTTCTCAGGGGATGTTCAACGCTATGGCAAATGCAATGCAGCTTCAAAAACTACTTATTAACTATGATTTTATTAAGGGTTTGGACTCCACTAAGGAGCAACAATTCAATAGATTGTATGAAAATCAACTACAACAAGTTTGGAATCATTATCTAAAGCATAAAAACTTTTTCTATAGTACTGAGACTAGATGGAAAGAGGCTACTTTTTGGAAAAGACGTAGTATTAACTGA